Proteins encoded in a region of the Cetobacterium sp. ZOR0034 genome:
- a CDS encoding efflux RND transporter periplasmic adaptor subunit: MKNKILVTISLLLLLSCGKEKLTEEALEVKPVVFEVVEPKENSVIRTYSGTISSEALSNLSFRVSGTINKRIAQLGDSVKQGQILATLDPAEYNLSYEKSLSDLAQGNAVFAEAEANFKRSEALYLENSISKASYDSAIAQYKSALSNVKALTDASSLAKLKVEYTYLKAPQDGTIGQVKSEVNQVVSPEAVVFVLSSDGDRNVEFNVSQSVIGSISAGQPVDILITSLNNKKVKGIITNIGTLSVGYGSTYPVKAKITEVAPDVKVGMIANIIIDTIEGTEPIISLPLSSIVTGSDNQKYVYVVKNIENNTGVALKQKVEISSSPASDGIVILNGLSKGDVVITKGSNQVKENQKVSLIKGEI; this comes from the coding sequence ATGAAAAATAAAATTTTAGTTACTATAAGCTTACTTCTTCTTCTTAGTTGTGGAAAAGAAAAATTAACAGAGGAAGCTCTAGAAGTGAAACCTGTTGTTTTTGAAGTAGTAGAACCTAAAGAGAATAGTGTTATAAGAACATACTCAGGAACAATTAGCTCTGAAGCCCTATCAAATCTTAGTTTCAGAGTATCTGGTACTATAAATAAAAGAATTGCACAACTTGGAGATAGTGTTAAACAAGGACAAATCCTTGCAACTCTTGATCCGGCAGAATATAATTTAAGTTACGAAAAATCTTTATCTGATCTAGCTCAAGGAAATGCTGTTTTTGCTGAAGCTGAAGCTAACTTTAAAAGATCAGAGGCTCTTTACTTAGAAAATAGTATCTCTAAAGCATCTTATGATAGTGCTATTGCACAATATAAATCGGCCTTGTCTAATGTCAAAGCTTTAACTGATGCCTCGAGCTTAGCTAAGTTGAAAGTTGAATATACATACTTAAAAGCTCCACAAGATGGAACTATCGGACAAGTTAAAAGTGAAGTAAATCAAGTGGTAAGTCCTGAAGCTGTTGTTTTCGTACTAAGTAGTGATGGAGATAGAAATGTGGAATTTAATGTATCACAATCTGTAATCGGTTCAATATCTGCAGGACAACCTGTTGATATTTTGATAACGTCTTTAAACAACAAAAAGGTTAAAGGTATTATCACAAATATAGGAACATTATCTGTAGGATACGGTAGTACATATCCTGTCAAAGCGAAAATTACAGAAGTCGCTCCTGATGTAAAAGTTGGTATGATTGCAAATATTATAATTGATACAATTGAAGGAACAGAACCAATTATATCTCTTCCATTAAGCTCAATTGTAACTGGTTCAGATAATCAAAAATATGTTTATGTCGTTAAAAATATTGAAAATAATACAGGAGTAGCTTTAAAACAAAAGGTTGAAATATCTTCGTCCCCTGCTAGTGATGGAATCGTAATTTTAAATGGTCTATCTAAAGGTGATGTTGTTATTACTAAAGGAAGCAACCAAGTAAAAGAGAATCAAAAAGTTTCTCTTATAAAAGGGGAGATCTGA
- a CDS encoding TolC family protein translates to MTKILLLLFLINFSVFAKVLHVGVILEHHSESSKVTLDILKEELSKNFAGTEFQPQILETFYLTDHNIQEGVNKLNANSKIDSIFILSCAPLENIKNLKSDKFYSVPLGFGSKGKNISRNINYVYSNLDLNDLLSPFKELSGVNEIDVLISNMDTNNLKLLEQKTSIPGVKINVMRSSKENLFNASNRGVPSFLIDFNEELDPYAYSGLTLDKELRKRLRAASLNYMFFKTKKDMGQIVEVNEPRKDIYLNAPVASKIGLYPNLIFLQETSHLNESRLKYPILTLKTAVDRALNENLDLLQIKQNVFTSYYSSKVANSKRLPQLTANMNYNALDDRSPTFIQGAATNSVTSYLQLSQVIFSDQINASVFIEKLALDSSRKAYEQEQLNTIYYVASTYVYLLQLNAQLEIQMSNYSLLRETLDVAKINYNVGAGGLQDVYRLQSDVAGALSNISNVKGEIRSQEIYLNSLLNYPKDNRYSYENINNIENYFLLSNNLGKNFSFGSEKSKKIENFLVKETILNSNALQQLDNTIKSKEREYTANSRERYLPTVKAFGNYNKNNIVTPWGKNSNRNFPDEYWEAGVGVSLPIISGGEIHYNAQKIESELKSLEYNKLSLTNNLTKEVLQVYTELLTNYVQSYTTQISSDVAKKNLDIVKNLYAEGSISITDFLSAQNNALSQELNHVIENFNLINSTLKLENLYGKSSITLSDPEKQHLLLKLQKEIEN, encoded by the coding sequence ATGACAAAAATACTTTTGTTACTTTTTCTTATTAACTTCTCTGTATTTGCTAAAGTTCTTCATGTGGGCGTAATTTTAGAACACCACTCTGAATCATCTAAAGTTACTTTGGATATCCTTAAAGAAGAGTTAAGTAAAAATTTTGCAGGGACAGAATTTCAACCACAAATTTTAGAGACATTTTATCTGACGGACCACAACATACAAGAAGGTGTTAATAAACTTAATGCTAACTCTAAAATAGATAGTATTTTCATACTAAGTTGTGCTCCTTTGGAGAATATTAAAAATTTAAAATCAGATAAATTTTACTCTGTTCCTCTTGGATTTGGAAGTAAAGGTAAAAATATCTCTAGAAATATAAACTATGTTTATAGTAATCTAGATTTAAACGATCTTTTATCACCTTTCAAAGAACTTTCAGGTGTAAATGAAATTGATGTTTTAATTTCAAATATGGATACAAATAACTTAAAACTTTTAGAGCAAAAAACATCTATTCCTGGAGTTAAAATTAACGTTATGAGATCATCAAAAGAAAATCTTTTTAACGCATCAAATAGAGGTGTTCCATCTTTTCTTATAGATTTTAATGAAGAATTGGATCCTTACGCTTATTCTGGATTAACTCTTGATAAAGAACTTAGAAAAAGATTAAGAGCAGCATCTCTTAACTATATGTTCTTTAAAACTAAAAAAGATATGGGGCAAATTGTAGAGGTGAATGAACCTAGAAAAGATATCTACTTAAATGCTCCTGTTGCAAGTAAAATTGGATTATATCCAAATCTTATTTTTTTACAAGAGACTTCGCATTTAAATGAAAGTAGATTAAAATACCCAATACTTACACTAAAGACAGCAGTTGACAGAGCATTAAATGAGAATTTAGATTTATTACAAATTAAGCAAAATGTATTCACTAGTTACTATAGCTCAAAAGTTGCTAATTCCAAAAGACTTCCTCAACTTACAGCTAACATGAACTACAATGCTTTAGACGATCGATCACCTACATTTATTCAAGGTGCAGCTACTAATAGTGTTACTTCATACTTACAATTATCTCAAGTTATTTTTAGTGATCAAATTAATGCTAGCGTGTTTATTGAAAAACTAGCTTTAGATTCTAGTCGAAAAGCTTACGAACAAGAACAACTAAATACTATTTATTATGTTGCTTCTACTTATGTATACCTTCTTCAATTAAATGCACAACTTGAAATCCAAATGAGTAACTACAGTCTTTTAAGAGAAACACTAGATGTCGCTAAGATAAATTATAATGTTGGTGCTGGTGGATTACAAGATGTATATAGATTACAATCTGATGTTGCTGGTGCTTTATCTAATATATCTAATGTTAAAGGTGAGATTCGTTCTCAAGAAATCTATTTAAATAGTTTATTGAATTATCCAAAAGATAATAGATATTCATATGAAAATATCAATAATATAGAAAATTATTTTCTTTTAAGCAATAATTTAGGTAAAAATTTCAGTTTTGGTTCTGAAAAATCAAAAAAAATAGAAAACTTTTTAGTTAAAGAGACTATTTTAAACTCTAATGCTTTACAACAACTTGACAATACTATCAAAAGTAAAGAGAGAGAATACACTGCTAATAGCAGAGAAAGATATTTACCAACTGTTAAAGCTTTTGGAAATTATAATAAAAATAATATTGTTACACCTTGGGGGAAAAATTCAAATCGAAATTTCCCAGATGAATATTGGGAAGCTGGTGTTGGAGTATCTCTTCCTATAATAAGTGGTGGGGAGATTCACTACAATGCTCAAAAGATTGAGAGTGAACTTAAATCTTTAGAATATAATAAACTTTCTCTTACTAATAATCTTACAAAAGAGGTTTTACAAGTTTATACAGAGCTTCTAACAAATTATGTTCAAAGCTACACAACACAAATATCCTCTGATGTAGCTAAAAAAAATCTAGATATTGTTAAGAATCTTTACGCTGAAGGAAGTATTAGTATTACAGATTTTCTATCTGCACAAAACAATGCATTGAGTCAAGAGTTAAATCACGTTATTGAAAACTTCAATTTAATTAACTCGACTTTAAAACTTGAAAATCTTTACGGAAAATCTTCTATTACCCTTAGCGATCCAGAAAAACAACATCTACTTTTAAAACTTCAAAAAGAGATTGAAAATTAG
- a CDS encoding efflux RND transporter permease subunit, with translation MNLTELAIKNKVTAYMLFTLLLIFGYMSYDKSEKAEDPGFTIKVALITTNWPGATAKQMADLVSKRITDQVQNMDALKYVESKNIDGQSNVYVNIKSGYKDLKPVWQELRDRINTFVVPALPQGVQSPQINTYFGDVYGTLLAIGGDGYSNEELYETAAKLKDSLLFSVPEIGRIDISGVQSEAIYIDIDNKLLSQTGVTLDNILSTLSNLNVIIKGGDLVIDNDRLKLNPSGNFENLEDIKNTVITSSDGKSNIYLKEIANIYNGYQEPSNYSIDFNGNNAITLGVSLGAGQDILVMSDGIKTALSEFKKNLPIGLEIGEIYYQPDLVQVKVTSFIVNLFQAITTIVLVMLIFLGLRSGLIVAALTPTSIAFTLIGLYYMGYGINQITLAGLIIALGMLVDNAVVMSENIIVLMENGEDRLSACLKSAQSLSIPLLVSSITTIMAFSPIILNKEDMGEYVGPLTIVVALALFGSWIINQTLIPLLCFDFIKIKEGAKQNLNSKAYITYRRVLLFVLKNQKLTLVTAVASLFLGLILLGRVPSNFMPASTDPIMSTFIRLPKGTDINYTREVVNDVNQFIKQNYATGEQKALPPTIWDYITTGGTSSVYEKPGVLSWGSFIGGGAAKFATGYTPETRLTEYAYIMYNLTDYTLIPKISTEVNQYLKTKYPSIDVVSKGLASGVTLEKDLGYVLASNDIPKLKAAAAELKEKLSETPGALSVSDAWGNEVPDIKIEINQEKAQLAGFNNDTIGKVLQFVLQGYTATTFRDFSAPAQSTIIPVIVRGKHTYKDDIKSIESIELINSKGEAVPLRQIADIKLDYRPFYVSTRNLAYSIQVDAAVDPATTPLEVNKNIDPWIQEKLKEWGPDIKYYPAGIMKTSSENQSALFAQVPVAILMMFVLVVGQFNSLKKGLTIMLVIPLSLLGIAIGLLVTNTELGFMAMVGIISLAGVVLNHAIILVDKMTLEKELGRTEQDAIVFGCQSRLRPIFLTVATTLVGLLPLYFFGGPLFQPLAVVLIFGLASDTVLALAVIPVIYATFYRTKFKDYIYDESRLIGE, from the coding sequence ATGAACTTAACAGAATTGGCTATTAAAAATAAGGTTACCGCCTATATGCTTTTTACTCTTCTACTTATATTTGGATATATGTCATATGATAAATCTGAAAAAGCTGAAGACCCAGGTTTTACTATAAAGGTCGCTCTTATTACTACTAACTGGCCTGGTGCTACTGCAAAACAGATGGCTGATTTAGTTAGTAAAAGAATAACTGACCAAGTTCAAAATATGGATGCTTTAAAATATGTTGAATCAAAAAATATAGATGGTCAATCTAATGTTTATGTAAATATTAAAAGTGGTTATAAAGATTTAAAACCTGTTTGGCAAGAGCTAAGAGATAGAATTAATACATTCGTAGTTCCAGCTCTTCCACAAGGTGTTCAAAGTCCACAAATAAATACATATTTTGGAGATGTCTATGGAACTCTTCTTGCTATAGGAGGAGATGGTTATTCAAATGAAGAACTTTATGAAACCGCGGCTAAATTAAAGGATTCGCTTCTTTTCTCTGTTCCAGAAATTGGTAGAATCGATATCAGTGGAGTACAGAGTGAAGCAATCTATATTGATATTGACAATAAACTTCTATCACAAACAGGTGTGACTTTAGATAATATTTTGTCTACACTTTCAAATCTAAATGTTATCATTAAAGGTGGAGATTTGGTTATTGATAATGATAGATTGAAACTTAATCCTTCAGGAAACTTTGAAAATCTTGAAGATATAAAAAATACCGTTATCACAAGCAGTGATGGAAAATCAAATATCTATTTAAAAGAGATTGCTAACATATATAACGGATATCAAGAGCCTTCAAATTATTCAATAGATTTTAATGGAAATAATGCCATAACTCTTGGTGTTTCTCTTGGAGCCGGTCAAGATATTTTAGTCATGAGTGATGGGATAAAAACAGCCTTATCTGAATTCAAGAAAAATTTACCTATAGGTCTAGAGATTGGTGAAATCTATTATCAACCAGATTTAGTTCAAGTTAAAGTTACATCATTTATTGTAAACTTATTTCAAGCTATAACAACTATTGTTTTGGTTATGCTTATATTTTTAGGACTTAGATCTGGACTTATTGTTGCTGCACTTACTCCAACGTCAATAGCCTTTACTCTTATTGGTCTTTACTATATGGGCTATGGAATAAATCAGATTACCTTGGCTGGTTTAATAATCGCACTTGGTATGCTTGTTGATAATGCTGTTGTTATGTCTGAAAATATAATTGTACTTATGGAAAATGGTGAAGATCGTTTGAGTGCTTGTTTAAAATCAGCTCAATCGTTATCTATTCCTCTTTTAGTTAGTTCTATTACAACTATTATGGCTTTCTCTCCTATCATTTTAAATAAAGAGGACATGGGAGAATATGTTGGACCACTAACTATTGTTGTTGCTTTAGCACTTTTTGGTTCATGGATTATCAATCAAACTTTAATTCCTCTTCTATGTTTTGATTTTATTAAAATTAAAGAGGGTGCTAAACAAAATTTAAATAGTAAAGCATATATTACATATAGACGTGTACTTTTATTTGTACTAAAAAATCAAAAATTAACTTTAGTTACTGCAGTAGCATCTCTATTCTTAGGATTGATTCTTTTAGGTCGAGTTCCGAGTAACTTTATGCCAGCTTCTACAGATCCAATAATGTCAACATTTATTAGATTACCAAAAGGAACTGATATTAACTATACACGTGAAGTTGTTAATGATGTGAATCAATTTATAAAGCAAAATTATGCGACTGGAGAACAAAAAGCACTGCCCCCTACTATTTGGGATTACATTACAACTGGAGGTACATCTTCTGTTTATGAAAAACCAGGTGTTTTAAGTTGGGGATCTTTTATTGGTGGTGGAGCTGCTAAATTCGCAACTGGATATACCCCTGAAACAAGATTAACAGAATATGCGTACATTATGTATAACTTAACAGATTATACACTTATTCCTAAAATATCAACAGAAGTAAACCAATATTTAAAAACTAAATATCCAAGTATTGATGTGGTTTCAAAAGGTTTAGCTAGTGGAGTAACTCTTGAAAAAGATTTAGGATATGTACTAGCTTCTAATGATATTCCAAAACTGAAAGCTGCTGCTGCAGAATTAAAAGAAAAACTTTCAGAAACACCTGGAGCACTTTCTGTGTCTGATGCTTGGGGAAATGAAGTTCCGGATATAAAAATAGAGATAAACCAAGAAAAAGCTCAACTTGCTGGATTTAACAATGATACAATCGGTAAAGTTTTACAATTCGTTTTACAAGGATATACTGCAACAACATTTAGAGATTTTAGCGCACCTGCTCAAAGTACAATAATCCCTGTTATTGTAAGAGGAAAACATACTTACAAAGACGATATAAAATCTATTGAGTCTATCGAACTTATAAATTCAAAAGGTGAAGCAGTTCCTCTAAGACAAATAGCTGATATTAAATTGGACTATCGTCCTTTCTATGTTTCAACTAGAAATCTAGCTTACTCTATACAAGTTGATGCTGCTGTAGATCCAGCTACAACACCACTTGAAGTCAATAAAAATATTGATCCTTGGATCCAAGAGAAATTAAAAGAGTGGGGACCAGATATTAAATACTATCCAGCTGGAATAATGAAAACATCTTCTGAGAATCAGAGTGCTTTATTTGCTCAGGTTCCTGTTGCTATTCTTATGATGTTTGTTCTTGTAGTTGGTCAATTTAACTCTTTGAAAAAAGGTCTTACAATTATGCTTGTTATTCCTTTATCACTTTTAGGAATTGCAATTGGTCTACTTGTTACAAATACAGAGTTAGGGTTTATGGCAATGGTTGGAATAATCTCTCTTGCTGGAGTTGTTTTAAACCACGCTATTATTCTAGTTGATAAAATGACTCTTGAAAAAGAACTTGGACGTACAGAACAAGATGCCATTGTTTTCGGATGTCAATCAAGACTTAGACCAATATTTTTAACAGTTGCGACTACTTTAGTTGGACTTTTACCACTTTATTTCTTTGGTGGTCCTTTATTCCAACCTTTAGCTGTAGTTCTTATATTCGGATTAGCTTCTGATACAGTTTTAGCTTTAGCTGTTATTCCTGTTATATATGCAACTTTCTATAGAACTAAATTTAAAGACTATATTTATGATGAATCTCGTTTAATCGGTGAATAA